The Tissierella sp. genome has a segment encoding these proteins:
- a CDS encoding ribonuclease H-like domain-containing protein encodes MEVIKNIISHSLDISKYFGDETVCFLDIETTGLSRDKNVIYLIGVLYLEGTAWILKQYFANSIAKEKDLLVQFISDISSFGKIITYNGDSFDLPFINHRLMHHQINSNISKDKSFDIYRIVKNNKQYLELENLKLKTIELALGFEREDIYSGLDCIGFYYDYIKSNNKLMKDNTLKHNYDDLVHMLDIITILDIIDDKKTIILGSPSNVIKFSIDNIVTNGDLLNINGTISNPLDSNIKYFGENYNLITEDLNKFTISLEIKKGYISEKDKCRYIETNDFPNIDDLVDSSGYKLPTNIILLMVGNKYCIPNIKNLLTKILEAIVI; translated from the coding sequence ATGGAAGTCATAAAAAATATAATTTCTCATTCATTAGATATAAGTAAATATTTTGGAGATGAGACTGTCTGCTTTTTAGATATAGAAACTACTGGATTAAGTAGGGATAAAAATGTAATCTACTTAATTGGAGTTCTATATCTTGAGGGCACCGCATGGATATTAAAACAATATTTTGCTAACTCCATAGCTAAAGAAAAGGATTTGTTAGTACAATTTATATCAGATATATCTTCTTTTGGTAAGATAATCACCTACAATGGTGATTCCTTCGATTTACCTTTTATTAACCATAGACTAATGCATCATCAAATAAATAGTAATATATCCAAAGATAAATCTTTTGATATATATAGAATAGTTAAGAATAACAAGCAATATTTAGAACTAGAAAACTTAAAGTTAAAAACTATAGAATTAGCTCTTGGTTTTGAGAGAGAAGATATATACTCTGGACTTGATTGTATTGGATTTTATTATGATTATATTAAATCTAATAATAAATTGATGAAAGATAATACTTTAAAACATAACTATGACGACCTTGTTCACATGCTAGATATAATCACAATATTAGATATTATAGATGATAAAAAAACTATTATCTTAGGATCCCCTAGTAATGTCATTAAATTTTCAATTGATAATATTGTTACTAATGGTGATCTCCTAAATATCAATGGCACAATTAGCAATCCTCTAGATAGTAACATCAAATACTTTGGAGAAAATTATAATTTGATAACTGAAGATTTAAATAAGTTTACTATATCTTTAGAGATTAAGAAGGGATATATATCAGAAAAAGATAAATGTAGATATATCGAAACTAATGATTTCCCAAACATAGATGATCTTGTAGATTCCAGTGGATACAAATTGCCTACTAATATTATTCTCCTCATGGTTGGTAATAAATATTGTATTCCCAATATAAAAAACTTATTAACAAA
- a CDS encoding nucleoside recognition domain-containing protein, with protein MDFWLYIKESSTGALGSVITMAKIIIPLMIAMEIFKSLDLIDKISKKMRPIARFLNISNEAVLPLIIGLIFGLSYGAGVIIESVEENNLSKKDLYTLMIFLIACHAVIEDTLLFVVIGANLWLLLGVRVGVAIIISYFASKVLNRIELKI; from the coding sequence ATGGATTTTTGGCTATATATAAAAGAGAGCTCCACTGGGGCTTTAGGTTCAGTAATTACAATGGCAAAGATAATAATTCCTTTAATGATAGCTATGGAGATATTTAAGAGTTTAGATTTGATAGACAAGATATCTAAAAAGATGAGACCTATTGCTAGATTTCTAAACATTTCAAATGAAGCTGTTCTTCCATTGATAATAGGTTTGATTTTTGGACTATCTTATGGAGCAGGAGTAATCATAGAAAGTGTGGAAGAAAATAATTTAAGCAAGAAAGATCTTTATACTTTAATGATATTTTTAATAGCATGTCATGCTGTAATTGAGGATACCCTCTTATTTGTAGTTATTGGAGCTAATTTATGGCTTCTATTGGGGGTAAGGGTAGGGGTTGCTATAATTATTTCTTATTTTGCATCAAAAGTATTGAATCGAATAGAATTAAAGATATGA
- a CDS encoding lactate utilization protein, with product MDGRFIELESMLKRNSFEVKMFNNIVEAKEELLSQIKLEESVGMGGSITVQEMELYEDLRDRGNDVYWHWKKDIENAINKAKNADTYITSTNAITMDGKLVNMDGNGNRVGAMIYGHKDVYILVGKNKICSDYEAARERIKNIAAPMNAKRLNLNTPCVHTGKCIDCDSPQRICKAEVILHRNPGSTKIHIYLIDEELGY from the coding sequence ATGGATGGTAGATTTATTGAATTAGAAAGCATGTTAAAAAGAAATAGCTTTGAAGTTAAAATGTTTAATAATATTGTAGAAGCAAAAGAAGAATTATTATCTCAAATAAAGCTAGAAGAATCTGTAGGAATGGGTGGATCTATTACAGTTCAAGAAATGGAATTATACGAAGATTTAAGAGATAGAGGAAATGATGTTTACTGGCATTGGAAAAAAGATATTGAAAATGCAATTAATAAAGCCAAAAATGCAGATACTTATATTACTAGTACAAATGCCATAACAATGGATGGTAAGCTTGTGAATATGGATGGGAATGGAAATAGAGTGGGAGCTATGATTTACGGACATAAGGATGTTTATATTCTTGTTGGAAAAAACAAAATTTGCAGTGATTATGAAGCAGCTAGGGAAAGAATTAAAAATATTGCTGCACCAATGAATGCTAAAAGATTAAACCTAAATACTCCATGTGTACATACAGGAAAATGCATTGATTGTGATTCACCACAAAGGATTTGTAAAGCAGAGGTAATACTTCATAGGAATCCAGGATCCACTAAAATTCACATATATTTAATAGATGAAGAACTAGGATATTAA
- the thiI gene encoding tRNA uracil 4-sulfurtransferase ThiI has translation MDSVLSVSLGEIALKGLNRKYFEDKLIKHIRNAIKDIGFEKIYKEQGKIYIEAEEHNFPQMTNRLRKVFGLVYISPCIRVGKDVADIEKAALDIMKHKMEKEKISTFKIETNRADKNFPIKSPDFSRQMGGFILKNFDKLSVDVHKPDTFLFIDIKQNVYVYTDKIKGHGGMPIGTNGKGLLLLSGGIDSPVAGFLMAKRGVEISAVHYHSYPFTSERAEEKVKDLAAILSRYTGKIKMYSVNLLDIQKELNAKCPEKEMTILSRRFMMRIAERIALENELNALITGESLGQVASQTIEGITMTNESVNLPVFRPLIGLDKVDIIEIAKDIETFDTSVLPFEDCCTVFLPKHPVTKPKIEDIEASEEALDINFLVDQAIEGMKITIIE, from the coding sequence GTGGATAGCGTACTATCAGTAAGTTTAGGTGAAATTGCCCTAAAAGGATTAAATAGAAAATATTTTGAAGACAAATTGATTAAACATATTAGAAATGCAATAAAGGATATTGGTTTTGAAAAGATATATAAGGAACAGGGTAAGATATATATAGAAGCTGAGGAACATAATTTTCCTCAAATGACAAATAGATTGAGGAAAGTATTTGGCCTTGTTTATATAAGCCCATGTATAAGAGTAGGAAAAGATGTAGCAGATATTGAAAAGGCTGCACTGGACATAATGAAACATAAAATGGAAAAGGAAAAAATCAGCACATTTAAGATAGAGACAAATAGGGCGGATAAAAACTTTCCAATAAAATCACCAGATTTTTCTAGACAAATGGGAGGATTTATACTTAAAAATTTTGACAAACTAAGTGTTGATGTACACAAGCCAGATACATTTTTATTTATTGATATTAAGCAGAATGTGTATGTCTACACTGATAAGATAAAGGGTCATGGTGGTATGCCAATAGGTACTAATGGAAAAGGTTTACTATTGTTATCCGGGGGTATAGATAGCCCAGTAGCAGGATTTCTCATGGCTAAAAGAGGTGTTGAAATATCAGCAGTACATTATCACTCTTATCCTTTTACATCTGAAAGAGCAGAGGAGAAAGTTAAGGATTTGGCTGCTATTCTATCTAGATATACAGGCAAGATAAAAATGTATAGTGTAAACTTATTAGATATACAGAAGGAACTAAATGCAAAATGTCCTGAAAAGGAGATGACAATTTTATCTAGAAGATTTATGATGAGGATAGCAGAAAGAATAGCATTGGAAAATGAATTAAATGCATTAATAACTGGGGAGAGTTTAGGGCAAGTAGCCAGTCAAACTATTGAAGGCATTACTATGACCAATGAATCAGTTAATCTTCCTGTATTTAGGCCTTTAATAGGCTTAGATAAGGTAGATATAATTGAGATTGCAAAGGATATTGAAACATTTGACACATCTGTACTACCTTTTGAAGATTGTTGTACTGTTTTTCTACCTAAACATCCAGTTACAAAACCAAAGATAGAGGATATTGAGGCTTCTGAAGAAGCTTTAGATATAAATTTTCTTGTTGATCAAGCAATAGAAGGCATGAAAATAACCATAATAGAGTAA
- a CDS encoding nucleoside recognition domain-containing protein, with amino-acid sequence MEIYIKSKFQLAILILEIIYNTLRRMMLMLIESTKKGFKKGLITLWRLTKIIVPVYFFITFLKMTPLLGYISSWFEPAMKLLGLPGEASLALVIGNFVNLYAGIGVIASLSLSIKQITILSVMLSFSHSMLLESAVAKRTGVSLIMVVLIRLSLTIASGIILNIIL; translated from the coding sequence ATGGAAATATATATAAAATCAAAGTTTCAATTAGCCATATTGATACTAGAAATTATATACAATACTTTAAGAAGGATGATGTTAATGCTAATTGAAAGCACTAAAAAAGGATTTAAAAAAGGACTTATTACCCTATGGAGGCTTACAAAGATTATAGTTCCTGTATATTTCTTTATTACTTTTTTAAAGATGACACCTCTCTTAGGATATATTTCATCATGGTTTGAACCTGCTATGAAATTATTAGGATTACCAGGAGAAGCATCCCTAGCCTTAGTAATAGGCAATTTTGTTAATTTATATGCTGGAATAGGGGTTATTGCTAGCTTGAGTTTAAGTATCAAGCAAATAACTATCTTATCAGTGATGCTATCCTTTTCCCACAGCATGTTATTAGAATCAGCAGTGGCAAAGAGGACTGGGGTCAGTCTAATTATGGTAGTGCTGATTAGGCTTAGTTTAACAATAGCTTCTGGTATAATACTTAATATTATTTTGTAG
- a CDS encoding LemA family protein, with the protein MGIGSYNNLVSLDEEINNAWAQVENQLKRRADLIPNLVETVKGYAAHETEVIDSITAARAQYANASTPEEYAQADAGLTNAIKSLNVIVENYPDLKANQNFADLQVELAGTENRIATERMRYNETVKKYNGKIRKLPTNIWAGLLGFEKAQYFEINEQDAELPKVNF; encoded by the coding sequence ATGGGAATAGGTTCATATAATAATCTAGTTTCATTAGATGAAGAAATAAATAATGCATGGGCTCAAGTTGAGAACCAATTAAAGCGTAGGGCAGATTTGATTCCAAATTTAGTAGAAACAGTTAAAGGTTATGCTGCTCACGAAACAGAAGTAATAGATAGTATAACTGCAGCTAGAGCACAATATGCTAATGCTAGCACTCCAGAAGAGTATGCACAAGCAGATGCAGGATTAACTAATGCTATAAAATCATTAAATGTAATAGTAGAGAATTATCCGGATTTAAAAGCTAATCAAAATTTTGCAGACCTTCAAGTTGAATTAGCAGGTACTGAAAACAGAATAGCTACGGAAAGAATGAGATATAACGAAACAGTAAAGAAATATAATGGGAAGATTAGAAAACTACCTACAAATATATGGGCAGGCTTGTTAGGATTTGAAAAAGCTCAATACTTTGAAATAAATGAGCAGGATGCAGAATTACCAAAAGTAAATTTCTAA
- a CDS encoding TPM domain-containing protein — protein MKKNRKIFIILCTILLLTTTAFGASNKLPEPNYDFYVYDEANVIDKEIESYILEVNKELYKKTGAQVVVATINSLEGADINSYSTSLFEEWKIGSDEYDNGMLLLIVPTDRELWIEVGYGLEGPFPDSKVNRIIDNYILPYFSEGEYSNGILSGFNQILIGLEEEYTISLDKSLTIEDHPSINDSNESEFNFLSIPIIIGIIILIIIDFKFFGGWITYAILRNIGRGSSGGSRGGRSSGGGGRSGGGGAGGKW, from the coding sequence ATGAAGAAGAATAGAAAGATTTTTATTATTCTTTGTACAATTCTACTTCTAACTACAACCGCCTTTGGTGCTAGTAATAAATTGCCTGAGCCTAATTATGATTTTTATGTTTATGATGAAGCAAATGTAATAGACAAAGAGATTGAGAGCTACATCCTTGAAGTGAACAAAGAATTATATAAGAAAACAGGTGCACAAGTGGTAGTAGCCACTATAAATTCTTTAGAAGGAGCAGATATAAACTCTTATTCCACATCCCTTTTTGAAGAGTGGAAGATAGGTAGCGATGAATATGATAATGGAATGCTATTATTAATTGTACCTACAGATAGAGAATTATGGATTGAGGTAGGATATGGTCTAGAGGGACCATTTCCAGATAGTAAGGTTAATAGAATAATAGATAATTACATCTTACCTTATTTCTCAGAAGGAGAGTATTCAAATGGAATTTTATCAGGATTTAATCAAATACTTATAGGATTAGAAGAAGAATATACTATAAGTTTGGATAAATCATTGACAATTGAGGATCATCCCTCTATAAATGATAGCAATGAATCAGAGTTTAATTTCCTTAGTATACCAATTATTATTGGTATAATTATCCTGATAATTATAGATTTCAAATTTTTTGGAGGATGGATTACCTATGCCATACTGCGTAATATAGGCAGAGGAAGCTCTGGAGGATCACGGGGTGGAAGATCTTCAGGTGGTGGAGGACGCTCTGGTGGTGGTGGAGCTGGAGGAAAATGGTAG
- a CDS encoding asparaginase translates to MSNQNKVAIIFTGGTISMKIDPRLHAAIPSLSSKDIIGMLTNIEDFSEIEVIDYANVPSPHITPSMMMEIGELVKKTIVRDDITGVIVTHGTDTLEETAYLLDLIIHTDKPVVVVGAMRNSSELGYDGSSNLSAALCTAISKNAKNKGVLVVMNNEVNAASEVTKTNTLSLDTFKSPEFGPLGIVDNDQVIFYRDIVSHQFIDTDNIEEKVALIKSVPGMESDIFDFYLESGYKGIVIESMGRGNIPPAMVPGVKKAISQNIPVVMVSRCPTGRVLDSYGYEGGGKHLRELGVIFGGNLPGQKIRIKLMLALGLTKDMVKVKEIIEQNLFI, encoded by the coding sequence ATGTCTAATCAGAATAAAGTAGCTATAATATTTACGGGCGGTACAATTTCCATGAAAATTGATCCCCGGCTTCATGCAGCTATTCCATCATTATCTTCCAAAGATATCATTGGAATGCTTACAAATATAGAAGACTTTTCAGAGATTGAAGTCATTGATTATGCTAATGTTCCTAGCCCACATATTACTCCATCAATGATGATGGAAATTGGTGAATTAGTAAAAAAAACCATAGTTAGAGATGATATTACAGGTGTTATCGTTACCCATGGTACAGATACTTTGGAAGAAACAGCATATCTATTAGATTTAATAATACATACTGACAAACCTGTTGTTGTAGTAGGGGCAATGAGAAACAGCTCTGAACTGGGATATGACGGCTCTAGTAATTTGTCTGCAGCTCTTTGCACTGCAATCTCAAAAAATGCAAAAAATAAGGGTGTTTTAGTTGTTATGAACAATGAAGTAAATGCTGCTAGTGAAGTAACTAAAACCAATACTTTATCTCTAGACACATTTAAATCACCAGAATTCGGTCCATTAGGAATAGTTGATAATGATCAAGTCATCTTTTATCGTGATATAGTATCCCATCAATTTATTGATACTGATAATATTGAAGAAAAGGTAGCATTAATTAAATCAGTACCAGGTATGGAATCAGATATATTTGATTTTTATTTAGAGTCTGGCTATAAAGGTATAGTAATAGAGTCCATGGGTAGAGGTAATATTCCTCCGGCAATGGTTCCAGGAGTAAAAAAGGCAATTAGTCAAAACATTCCTGTAGTTATGGTATCTAGATGTCCTACTGGTAGAGTATTAGATTCATATGGCTATGAAGGCGGAGGTAAACATTTGCGTGAATTAGGTGTAATTTTTGGAGGAAACCTACCTGGGCAAAAAATAAGAATAAAACTCATGTTAGCATTAGGACTTACAAAAGATATGGTAAAGGTTAAAGAAATCATTGAACAAAATTTATTTATATAA
- a CDS encoding cysteine desulfurase family protein: MIYLDNCSTTRPREEVVKVISQSMVEDFANPSSLHRLGMRAEKKIKESREYISRYLNVESSEIYFTSGGTESNNIAIQSVVNKLHKRGKHIITTKIEHSSVLNIMKSYEKQGYSVTYLNVDEHGIISLDELRSNISQETILVAIMHVNNEIGSIQPISEINRLIKEINPNTIFHVDGVQGFGKVELSLKASGVDSYSFSGHKIYGPKGIGGLYIDKKHTLAPILYGGNQEKGLRSGTENLTGIIGFGEAVRIMNDNFYKEAKHAYELKKSFATKIKEEIEDIKFNTTLDERSSPYILNVSFKYVRGEVLLHYLEDKEIYVSTSSACSSKGTEKSHVLRGISLKDEEIEGAIRFCFSYENTIEDIDYTIQILKESISDIRQITKR, translated from the coding sequence TTGATTTATTTAGACAATTGTTCTACAACAAGACCAAGAGAAGAAGTTGTAAAAGTAATTTCCCAGAGTATGGTTGAAGATTTTGCTAACCCATCTTCACTTCATAGGCTGGGTATGAGAGCAGAAAAGAAGATAAAAGAATCAAGGGAATATATTTCAAGATATCTGAATGTAGAAAGTAGTGAAATATATTTTACATCTGGAGGTACTGAGAGTAACAATATAGCTATACAAAGTGTGGTTAATAAACTACACAAAAGAGGAAAACATATAATTACTACAAAAATTGAACACTCTTCAGTTTTAAATATAATGAAAAGCTATGAAAAACAAGGCTATAGTGTTACTTATTTAAATGTAGATGAACATGGAATCATTTCTTTAGATGAGCTACGAAGCAATATTTCTCAAGAGACTATTCTAGTTGCTATTATGCATGTGAATAATGAAATTGGGTCAATACAGCCTATTTCTGAAATAAATAGACTTATTAAAGAAATAAATCCTAATACAATATTTCATGTAGATGGAGTTCAGGGCTTTGGCAAAGTTGAACTTTCACTAAAAGCATCAGGTGTAGATAGTTATTCTTTTAGTGGGCATAAAATATATGGGCCAAAGGGAATTGGTGGCCTATATATTGATAAAAAGCATACACTAGCACCAATATTATATGGTGGTAACCAAGAAAAAGGATTACGATCTGGAACCGAAAATCTAACAGGTATTATTGGATTTGGTGAAGCAGTAAGAATTATGAATGATAATTTTTATAAAGAAGCCAAACATGCTTATGAACTGAAAAAAAGTTTTGCTACTAAAATTAAAGAAGAAATAGAAGATATAAAATTTAACACGACCTTAGATGAAAGATCATCTCCATATATATTGAATGTTTCATTTAAATATGTTAGGGGAGAAGTTCTTTTACATTATTTAGAGGATAAGGAGATATATGTATCTACTTCATCGGCGTGTTCTTCTAAGGGCACTGAAAAAAGCCATGTATTACGAGGCATTTCTTTAAAGGATGAAGAGATAGAAGGAGCAATTAGATTTTGCTTCTCATATGAAAACACAATAGAAGATATAGATTATACAATTCAGATATTAAAAGAATCAATATCTGATATTAGACAAATAACTAAGAGGTGA